ACAGTTTGCTGTTTAGCAATACGCTAAATGCCCCCATTGATTGTGCAATGTGGGGCTGCCTCACATACATCACAGGCAGCAAAAGTTTCGGCCACATGGAAGGCCGCTCCTCTTCCGGCAGCATCGAAGGCATGAATGCCGCTTATGCCGATGGCTCGGTCAGATGGGTACCCTTTGATCAACTGGAGCCCTATACTGCAGATGGCTCCTATCTCTGGCCCAAACCTCTTCACGAACAACCGTGAACCAACAATACGAATAAATACTAAAAAGAAGGACCCCCTATGATTAAAAAAAACATGACATCCCAATGCCTCGCTTTCGCGCTCGGGGCATGCGCACTCACCAGCTCGAGTCTCAACGCAGAGACACTGGCCGCGTGGGACTTCAGCAGCAACTTGAACGCAACCACTGAAGCAACCAACATTACCGGCTCGGCTGTCACTTTCGGTAATTTTAGTAATGCATCCACTAGCTACTACGGACGCTCCGGAGGAGGCGAGGATCTATACGCCCGGGCATTTGAAATTTCACAAACCAATGGAGACGGTCGTATCTTAGGCACGACAGAGGCAGTCTCTGTGGAGAGCCGTAAAACTTACTTCGAGTTCACGCTAACACCCGATAGCGGTGCGTTTGATCTCAGCAACTTTACGGCGACCATCAACGCTCAGACCGTATCGGATACAGACGCCCAAACTGGCTTTACCGCTTATTACTTCCTACGCTCAAGCGCAGATGACTACGCAAGTAACCTAGGAACAGGCGAGGTTTCCGTCACTGCAACAACAGCAAGCGCCGGAAAGACTAGCGCTGATGTCATCTTCAGCGCAGACCTCAGTGACTTCGACAATATCAGCTCTGCGGTAACCTTCCGCCTCTACACCTACGCAGTCGGTGATGGCGGCGAGACCTTGAACTACAACCATATTGCACGTGCCGATGACTTCACCATCACAGGCACCACCGCAATCCCTGAACCCAGCCATACAGCCGCCATGCTCGGCGCTGGAGCCTTAATGAGTATGTTGATGATCCGTCGTCGCATCAAAGCCTAATCCTTGGCGTATTTTAGAAGGGCACCCTAGTTCCGTAGGGTGCCCTATCTATTTACAGCAACACCAATCGTGTAACAGAAAAAGAAGGCGAAGTGCCTTCTACGGGGCTTATTGTGCCCCAAGCAAGCCCTATGAAAGTAATTATCTTAAGTTTATTGGTCGGCATCAGCACCTTCGCCTGCGCCAACGA
The nucleotide sequence above comes from Coraliomargarita algicola. Encoded proteins:
- a CDS encoding PEP-CTERM sorting domain-containing protein (PEP-CTERM proteins occur, often in large numbers, in the proteomes of bacteria that also encode an exosortase, a predicted intramembrane cysteine proteinase. The presence of a PEP-CTERM domain at a protein's C-terminus predicts cleavage within the sorting domain, followed by covalent anchoring to some some component of the (usually Gram-negative) cell surface. Many PEP-CTERM proteins exhibit an unusual sequence composition that includes large numbers of potential glycosylation sites. Expression of one such protein has been shown restore the ability of a bacterium to form floc, a type of biofilm.) — encoded protein: MIKKNMTSQCLAFALGACALTSSSLNAETLAAWDFSSNLNATTEATNITGSAVTFGNFSNASTSYYGRSGGGEDLYARAFEISQTNGDGRILGTTEAVSVESRKTYFEFTLTPDSGAFDLSNFTATINAQTVSDTDAQTGFTAYYFLRSSADDYASNLGTGEVSVTATTASAGKTSADVIFSADLSDFDNISSAVTFRLYTYAVGDGGETLNYNHIARADDFTITGTTAIPEPSHTAAMLGAGALMSMLMIRRRIKA